From Coccinella septempunctata chromosome 4, icCocSept1.1, whole genome shotgun sequence, a single genomic window includes:
- the LOC123312564 gene encoding uncharacterized protein LOC123312564 gives MMAILLLLLFLSFVSLAAFSLALYQSYFAVVVVPVLFSCSCVVFLFLCCCVLLLLFIFLTNMSYGKYCMVKTCRNNKKDFPKLSFFSLPKKMEIALKWMEFAGRNDNDLDKEYTMCSEHFIESQFKTVYPCKLLYPGSIPCIKGPHAMKRVNENDALNTDGSIPFMKGPCAMETDIESGTANTDYIPSCSNVPKRNSSMKNIAKSSLRRDSKIKKLNKTVNSLRCKIYRKKVPVCFCQSKPPICSNKVTINRLINESKNYLSKEAHVLFANELRASFVKKYNRRYDDSVREMCLLWY, from the exons ATGATGGCCATTTTGTTACTTTTGTTATTCCTGTCTTTCGTATCGCTCGCCGCTTTTTCGCTCGCTCTTTATCAATCGTATTTTGCTGTTGTTGTTGTTCCTGTGTTATTTTCTTGTTCCTGTGTTGTTTTCTTGTTCTTGTGTTGTTgtgttttgttgttgttgttcatTTTTCTCACCAATATGTCTTACGGAAAGTACTGTATGGTGAAGACCTGCAGGAATAATAAAAAGGACTTTCCGAAATTGAGTTTCTTCAGTTTGCcgaagaaaatggaaat tgctctgaaGTGGATGGAATTTGCAGGGCGTAATGACAATGACTTGGACAAAGAATataccatgtgcagtgaacatttcatCGAAAGTCAATTTAAAACGGTTTATCCATGTAAGTTGTTGTATCCAGGAAGTATCCCATGCATTAAGGGGCCACATGCGATGAAGAGGGTTAATGAAAATGATGCTTTGAATACTGATG gaagcattcctTTCATGAAGGGGCCATGTGCAATGGAGACAGATATTGAAAGTGGTACAGCAAATACTGATT atattccTTCGTGTTCAAATGTGCCCAAAAGAAATTCTTCTATGAAAAATATAGCCAAATCTTCCCTTCGAAGAGATAGCAAGATTAAGAAGCTGAATAAGACAGTCAACTCCCTGCGATGCAAAATATACAGAAAGAAAGTCCCCGTTTGTTTCTGTCAAAGTAAGCCTCCTATATGCAGCAATAAGGTCACAATAAATAGATTGAttaatgaatcaaaaaattatctttCCAAAGAGGCACATGTTCTTTTCGCCAATGAGTTAAGAGCAAGTTTTGTGAAGAAGTACAACCGACGATATGATGATAGTGTACGAGAGATGTGTCTCCTATGGTATTAG